A region of Triplophysa dalaica isolate WHDGS20190420 chromosome 18, ASM1584641v1, whole genome shotgun sequence DNA encodes the following proteins:
- the c7a gene encoding complement component C7: MRVLVHGVAFLFCLLSSAALKHGALVRNSRSVLEPVHCQWGTYGSWSACDGCSKTQTQIRSIAVYPQFGGNPCAGSPVRTQPCSSAQVCPLEEGCGGRFRCQSGKCISQSLVCNGDQDCEEDGLDEQQKCNSINVCDLEQPPPNVELTGQGFDAVSRQPRGTVINTKSFGGLCRKTFSGDHSEMFRIPQNVVRYTFQVTAKSDFSEESFQSSWHYLHHIERHSKTTGTDYGHEDYTFHEELRQTKSEQLIIIKSDLEVGQFQNQAPEYLSLSEEFWKALLSLPVAYNYAAYRNVLERFGTHYISEGTLGAHMTVFLAMNEEITKRLKSEKRDYEHCVVTTHSILFFISWSTTRCQTDKYEKNDHFYRKIQGSVKKTDIIGGHPGQIAKLLMLNTNTPEENGNAFSQWSGSVKQHPVVIKQKLRPLNELVKEVPCAGVKKYYLKRAIETYLNEKNPCQCRECQNNGLRLILDNVCQCVCKPGTEGKACELGTPLGEQPGVINGDWACWSSWSSCREGQKSRTRSCSRPAPRGGKDCIGKAQETTACEDEQYLDYLRTMEPHCFDESLTPKESCKTPPALANGFVLYPKDEYLVGSKIEYTCIAGYHLIGSAIAECQENLKWLQLSKECKRTLCDPPKLPQDVTGRPWKVDYNIGEAITLSCPDGKEMEGPPEIQCNAGLAWSPQPKNTRCLTVSVKPTPETTKCKPWENLSKDKCVCKIPHECKSSLDVCATNVKRGQTQRLSVCKVKAMGCLGHQFTLANDSACQWPDRSSTDCPHCIPWENCDEQTNTCRCKTKDECSTLGPWIHVCVQLEGESAPETMTECEAGVRKCRGEMVRVVSVQPCQS, translated from the exons ATG CGTGTGCTCGTGCATGGAGTTGcatttctcttctgtctgttgTCTTCAGCAGCTCTTAAACA CGGTGCGTTGGTGAGGAACTCTCGATCTGTTCTTGAACCCGTGCACTGCCAGTGGGGAACTTATGGAAGCTGGTCAGCCTGTGATGGCTGCTCCAAGACACAA ACGCAGATTCGATCCATTGCAGTCTATCCTCAGTTTGGTGGTAACCCCTGTGCTGGAAGCCCGGTCCGCACACAGCCGTGTTCCTCGGCTCAGGTCTGCCCCCTAGAAGAGGGCTGTGGAGGAAGATTTCGTTGTCAATCTG GAAAATGCATCAGCCAGTCGCTAGTATGTAATGGAGATCAGGACTGTGAAGAAGATGGTTTGGATGAGCAACAGAAATGTAACAGTATAAACGTTTGTGACCTGGAGCAGCCTCCACCGAATGTAGAGCTAACTGGTCAAGG GTTTGATGCAGTGAGCAGACAGCCGAGAGGAACCGTTATCAACACTAAAAGCTTTGGTGGTTTGTGTAGAAAGACCTTCAGCGGAGACCACTCGGAAATGTTCAGAATTCCTCAAAATGTGGTCAGATACACCTTCCAG GTAACAGCAAAAAGTGACTTTTCAGAGGAATCTTTTCAAAGCTCTTGGCACTACCTTCATCACATTGAACGACATAGTAAAACAACAGGAACAGATTATGGGCACGAAGATTACACCTTCCATGAGGAACTGCGACAAACAAAG TCTGAACAACTGATCATCATTAAGAGTGATCTGGAGGTTGGCCAGTTCCAGAATCAAGCTCCAGAATACCTTTCACTTTCAGAGGAATTCTGGAAGGCTTTGCTTTCTCTGCCGGTCGCGTACAATTACGCCGCCTACCGTAATGTGCTGGAGAGATTTGGGACACATTACATTTCAGAGGGCACGCTTGGAGCGCATATGACAGTATTTCTGGCAATGAATGAAGAAATTACCAAAAGACTGA AATCGGAGAAGAGAGACTATGAACATTGCGTTGTAACAACGCattcaatattgtttttcatcTCGTGGTCTACTACAAGATGTCAGAcagacaaatatgaaaaaaatgatcattttt acagaaagatacAAGGAAGTGTGAAAAAAACAGATATCATTGGTGGTCATCCTGGACAAATCGCAAAACTGTTAAtgttaaatacaaacacaccaGAGGAGAATGGGAATGCTTTCTCTCAGTGGTCTGGATCGGTGAAGCAACATCCAGTGGTCATCAAACAGAAG CTTAGGCCTCTGAATGAGCTGGTGAAAGAGGTGCCATGCGCAGGAGTGAAAAAGTATTACTTAAAGCGTGCCATTGAGACATATCTCAATGAGAAAAACCCGTGTCAATGCAGAGAATGCCAGAACAACGGGCTTCGGTTGATTCTGGATAAcgtctgtcagtgtgtgtgcaaACCGGGCACTGAAGGGAAAGCATGCGAGCTTGGGACACCACTAGGTGAACAGCCAG GAGTGATCAATGGAGACTGGGCTTGTTGGTCATCATGGAGCTCCTGCAGGGAAGGTCAGAAAAGCCGGACACGCTCATGCAGTCGACCCGCCCCTCGAGGGGGTAAGGACTGTATCGGCAAAGCTCAAGAGACCACGGCTTGTGAGGATGAGCAGTACCTGGATTACTTACG CACAATGGAGCCTCACTGCTTTGATGAATCATTGACACCCAAGGAAAGTTGTAAAACGCCCCCCGCCCTTGCCAATGGGTTTGTGCTG TACCCCAAAGATGAATATCTAGTGGGCAGTAAGATCGAATACACTTGCATTGCGGGTTATCACTTAATTGGGTCCGCCATTGCAGAATGTCAAGAAAATCTAAAATGGCTGCAACTTTCAAAAGAGTGCAAGA GAACATTATGTGATCCACCTAAGCTTCCTCAAGATGTCACAGGAAGACCATGGAAGGTAGACTATAACATCGGTGAGGCCATCACACTCTCATGCCCAGATGGGAAGGAAATGGAAGGTCCACCTGAGATTCAGTGCAACGCTGGCCTTGCCTGGTCGCCTCAACCCAAAAACACCAGGTGCCTCACAG TGTCCGTGAAGCCGACCCCTGAAACGACGAAATGCAAGCCATGGGAGAACTTATCCAAGGACAAATGTGTTTGCAAAATACCTCATGAGTGCAA GTCTTCTTTGGATGTATGTGCCACAAATGTCAAGCGTGGTCAGACACAGAGATTGAGCGTGTGTAAGGTAAAGGCTATGGGCTGTCTGGGACACCAGTTCACTCTTGCCAACGACAGCGCCTGCCAGTGGCCAGATCGCTCCTCCACCGACTGCCCACACTGCATCCCTTGGGAAAATTGTGATG AGCAAACCAACACCTGTCGCTGTAAGACGAAAGATGAATGCTCAACCCTAGGTCCCTGGATCCACGTGTGTGTGCAGCTGGAGGGAGAATCTGCACCCGAGACTATGACAGAATGTGAGGCGGGAGTGAGAAAGTGTAGAGGAGAGATGGTCCGCGTTGTCAGTGTTCAACCCTGTCAGTCATGA
- the htr1aa gene encoding 5-hydroxytryptamine (serotonin) receptor 1A a codes for MESFNNTTETHESNENATIVSEVTLSYQIVASLFLGALILFAILGNACVIAAIALERSLQNVANYLIGSLAVTDLMVSVLVLPMAALYQVLNIWTLGQEICDLFISLDVLCCTSSILHLCAIALDRYWAITDPIDYVNKRTPRRAAILISLTWLIGFSISIPPMLGWRKPEDRADPNACTISQDHGYTIYSTFGAFYIPLILMLVLYGRIFKAARFRIRKTVKKTEKVSDKCLSVSPALFPRRANGEVSKTWRRSVEPQPCVCVNGALRHAEDAESVEITEVQSVSRNHLALPNNPQPCFEKRHEKNTEAKRKVALARERKTVKTLGIIMGTFIFCWLPFFIVALVLPFCKDCFMPEWLGAVINWLGYSNSLLNPIIYAYFNKDFQNAFKKILKCKCIRQ; via the coding sequence ATGGAGAGTTTCAACAACACCACAGAAACCCACGAGTCGAATGAGAACGCGACGATAGTTAGTGAAGTTACACTGAGTTACCAAATAGTCGCCTCGCTTTTTCTGGGTGCGTTAATTCTGTTTGCCATATTAGGAAACGCGTGCGTAATTGCTGCCATCGCCTTGGAGAGATCGCTTCAGAATGTGGCCAACTATCTCATCGGTTCCTTGGCTGTCACAGACCTCATGGTGTCGGTGCTGGTACTACCCATGGCGGCCCTGTATCAGGTTTTGAACATATGGACACTTGGACAAGAAATATGCGACCTGTTCATATCTCTAGACGTCTTGTGCTGCACATCTTCCATTCTGCACTTGTGCGCAATTGCTTTGGACAGGTACTGGGCGATCACTGATCCCATAGACTACGTGAATAAAAGGACACCCAGAAGAGCGGCTATCTTGATCAGCCTCACCTGGCTTATAGGATTTTCCATTTCAATTCCGCCAATGTTGGGTTGGAGGAAGCCGGAGGACCGGGCAGATCCCAACGCGTGCACTATCAGCCAAGACCACGGGTACACCATCTATTCAACTTTTGGAGCTTTTTACATCCCGCTCATTCTTATGTTGGTACTCTACGGCAGGATATTCAAAGCGGCGAGGTTTCGAATAAGGAAAACGGTCAAGAAAACTGAGAAAGTATCGGATAAATGCCTCAGCGTGTCTCCGGCGTTGTTTCCGAGGAGGGCGAACGGCGAGGTGAGCAAAACCTGGAGACGAAGCGTGGAGCCCCAGCCATGCGTGTGCGTAAACGGAGCGCTGAGACACGCGGAGGACGCAGAATCGGTCGAGATCACAGAAGTCCAAAGCGTCTCCAGAAACCACCTTGCACTGCCAAACAACCCACAGCCGTGCTTCGAGAAAAGACACGAAAAAAACACAGAAGCGAAGCGCAAAGTGGCTCTGGCAAGAGAGCGCAAAACGGTCAAGACTTTGGGAATCATTATGGGTACGTTCATTTTCTGCTGGCTGCCTTTTTTTATAGTGGCGCTTGTTTTGCCTTTCTGTAAAGACTGTTTTATGCCGGAGTGGTTGGGGGCAGTCATTAACTGGCTCGGATACTCCAACTCACTGTTGAATCCCATCATATACGCGTACTTCAATAAAGACTTTCAAAATGCATTTAAGAAGATtttgaaatgcaaatgtattaGACAGTGA
- the rgs7bpa gene encoding regulator of G-protein signaling 7-binding protein A, which yields MSSAPNGRKSRPRTTGTVFQIGNKPPSRDSERTESGAAVADCRMVVQDFNTLVALYRELVISIGEISADCPSLRAEMHKTRTKGCEMARTAHQNLSAISGPEDGEIHPEICRLFIQLQCCLEMYLTEMLKSVYLLGSLQLHRKGRHHSGATKVDSKKEDSSDVPILEDTSSTPPDCSQTYFLVVTDIENIERDMTEMKNLLSKLRETMPLPLKNQDDSSLLNLTPYPLVRQRKRRFFGLCCLVSS from the exons ATGAGTTCTGCACCGAATGGGCGCAAAAGCCGCCCCAGAACTACCGGGACCGTTTTCCAGATAGGCAATAAGCCCCCGTCCAGAGACTCGGAGCGCACGGAGAGCGGCGCAGCTGTAGCGGACTGCAGAATG GTTGTCCAGGATTTCAATACACTTGTGGCCCTCTATAGGGAGCTGGTTATCTCTATTGGAGAGATTTCTGCAGACTGTCCCTCTCTTCGCGCGGAGATGCACAAAACACGCACAAAAGGCTGTGAAATGGCGCGGACTGCACATCAAAACCTTTCTGCAATATCAGG CCCGGAGGATGGAGAAATACATCCAGAGATCTGCCGTCTATTCATCCAGCTGCAGTGTTGTCTGGAGATGTACCTGACGGAGATGCTTAAATCTGTGTATCTACTGGGATCCCTGCAGCTCCACAGGAAAG gGAGACATCATTCAGGAGCAACAAAAGTAGACAGTAAGAAAGAAGACAGCTCTGATGTTCCCATACTCGAAGACACTTCCTCCACTCCACCAGACTGTTCGCAGACCTACTTCCTGGTGGTTACAGACATCGAGAACATCGAGAG GGATATGACggaaatgaaaaatctgttaaGCAAACTCAGGGAGACGATGCCTTTACCGCTGAAGAATCAAG ATGACAGCAGCTTGTTGAATCTAACGCCATACCCATTGGTCAGACAAAGAAAGAGGCGTTTCTTTGGCCTCTGCTGTCTTGTGTCCAGTTAA